The proteins below come from a single Zea mays cultivar B73 chromosome 8, Zm-B73-REFERENCE-NAM-5.0, whole genome shotgun sequence genomic window:
- the LOC103637578 gene encoding DEAD-box ATP-dependent RNA helicase 5-like, which yields MDFIHVLHKQISDVLSEAGAPCGIKSVCLYGGTKKEPQISALKSGVDIVIGTPGRMKDLIEMGVCCLNEVSFVVLDEADKMLDLGFEPEVRAILSQTSSGWDNVWQLHLSMLPKKRGLFARSSSFQGHQQRRAPDLARTSMNLAGE from the exons ATTTCAGATGTACTTAGTGAGGCTGGTGCACCATGTGGGATAAAATCAGTCTGTCTTTATGGTGGAACTAAAAAGGAACCCCAAATATCTGCCCTTAAATCTGGAGTG GATATAGTCATAGGAACTCCTGGTCGTATGAAAGACCTTATTGAAATGGGTGTTTGCTGTCTTAATGAGGTTTCGTTTGTG GTTCTAGATGAAGCAGATAAGATGCTGGATTTGGGTTTCGAACCTGAAGTCAGGGCAATTTTGAGCCAAACATCATCTGGATGGGATAACGTTTGGCAGCTCCACCTATCGATGCTACCAAAGAAAAGGGGACTCTTTGCCAGGTCGTCTTCGTTCCAAGGACACCAGCAGAGACGCGCTCCAGATCTCGCCCGTACGTCCATGAACCTGGCGGGCGAGTGA